Within the Thermanaeromonas toyohensis ToBE genome, the region CTAGGAGTGATAGGTATAATTTATGAAGCCCGGCCCAATGTCACGGTGGATGCAGCTGGGTTATGTTTAAAAACAGGAAATGCTGTCATCCTGCGGGGCGGTTCAGAAGCCATTAATTCTAACCGGGCTATCACCAGGATCATAAGTGCGGCTGCTGCGGCTAGTGGTATACCAGAAGGAGCTATCCAGCTAGTGGATACTACCGACCGTGAAGCTGTACATGTAATGCTGCGGCTTAACGAATACATCGATGTTCTCATACCCAGGGGAGGCGCAGGCCTTATCCGGACAGTGGTGGAAAACGCCACCGTCCCCGTTATTGAGACGGGAGTAGGGAACTGCCACGTTTATGTAGATGCTGAAGCCGATCTGGAGATGGCTGAGAAGATCGTTATAAATGCCAAGACCCAGCGGCCAGGCGTTTGCAATGCCATGGAAACCTTGCTTGTGCATAAGGATATTGCTCCAGCTTTTCTACCTGTGATAGCGGAAAAGTTGCGGGACCTGGGGGTGGAGCTCCGGGGCTGCGAGTATACCCGTGCTTTAGTACCCTTTGCTAAAGAGGCTACAGAAGAGGATTGGGCCACAGAGTATTTAGATCTCATCTTGGCGGTTAAAGTAGTGAACGATCTTGAGGAAGCTATAGAGCATATAGGTAAATATGGTACCAAACACTCGGAAGCCATCGTCACCAATAACTATTTAAAAGCCTGGGAGTTCCTGCAGCGGGTGGATGCGGCGGCAGTATATGTTAATGCTTCCACACGCTTTACTGATGGCTTCCAGTATGGTTTTGGCGCCGAAATTGGTATTAGCACCCAGAAACTTCATGCCAGGGGGCCCATGGGTCCCGAACAGTTGACAACTTTTAAGTATATT harbors:
- a CDS encoding glutamate-5-semialdehyde dehydrogenase — encoded protein: MGVREEVIALAQRAKVAAVQLATLSTEVKNKALQAMAQALREKAPEILEANAKDMEAGQAQGLSRALLDRLLLNEKRIEEMAQGLEALVSLPDPVGEITSMWTRPNGLKIGRMRVPLGVIGIIYEARPNVTVDAAGLCLKTGNAVILRGGSEAINSNRAITRIISAAAAASGIPEGAIQLVDTTDREAVHVMLRLNEYIDVLIPRGGAGLIRTVVENATVPVIETGVGNCHVYVDAEADLEMAEKIVINAKTQRPGVCNAMETLLVHKDIAPAFLPVIAEKLRDLGVELRGCEYTRALVPFAKEATEEDWATEYLDLILAVKVVNDLEEAIEHIGKYGTKHSEAIVTNNYLKAWEFLQRVDAAAVYVNASTRFTDGFQYGFGAEIGISTQKLHARGPMGPEQLTTFKYIVFGSGQIRQ